TGGCCCGGAGCGCCGTTCGCACTATCTTGTTTCACCACTTGTTCCCCACGGCGGACGGGCCTGTACGGCCTGGCCACCGCCTCCGCGCTTCCGTGTGACCCCGCAGGACCGGTGAGCACTGTGTTTACCCTCGATGACAAGCAGCGGCGCGAGCTGTGGGGCCTGGGCCTGTTCGCCCTGGGCCTGCTGCTGGCGCTGAGCCTGTTCCCCGTCGCCGCGGTTGGCGCCGAAGGCGTGTTCCCGGCCGGCAACGTGGTGGGAATCGTCGGCCGGCACCTGGGCCAGGCGGTGATCGGGTTCCTGGGCGTGGGTGCCGTGGCGCTGCCCCTGCTGGCGTGGATCTGGGGCGCCTTCGCCTACCACCGCATGGGGGCCGCGACCGCGTTCCGCTGGACGTTCCTGCTGTCAGGGCTGATGGTGATCATCCCCGGCGCGATCAGTGTGCTGGGGGCCACCGCCGGAACGCCGACGCTTGCCGCCGGATGGCTGGGCGCGGCGCTGGCGATGCTGCTCGTCTCGGCCATGGGCACGGTGGGTGGCGCGATCGTGCTATTCTTTGCCTTTGCGGGCCTCTGCGTGGCCACGGTGGGATGGAACCCGCTGCGCAGCATGTTCCACGGCGGGCGTTTCGCCGTTACGCAGGCCAAGCAGGCCGCCGTCGCCCTGCCGAAGCCCACGCTGACCCTGCCGAGCACGCTGAAGTTCCTCCCCAAGCGCCCCGTCTCCGACGAGGCGGAGGAGGAAGATGGGCTGCCGCCGGTCCCCGGGGCCGCGCCCGCGCCGCTGGTGCAGGACGACTTCGAGGAAGCCGAGATCGAGGGATACTGGGAGGGACTGGACGAGGATGTGGCGGTGGATCCCGACGCCACCGTGCTGGACGGGGTCGCCGCCGTCCCGGTTGCGCAGCCCGTGGCCGCCGCAGCCAAGGCGAAGGCGGCGCCGAAATCAGTCGCGGCCAAGCCCGCCGGCCCGCGCGGCGTGAGTGCCGAGCAGGTGGAGCTGATCCCGGAAGACAGCGGCGACCCGCTCGCCAACGACGTGCCGCCCACGGGGATGCTCGTCGCCGCGCCGCCGCGCGACGATGCGCGTAACCGCGAGGAGCTCGACAAGCTGGGTCAGGTGCTGATCGACAAGCTGGCCACCTTCAAGATCGAGGGATCGATCGTCGGGATGACGTCGGGGCCGGTGGTCACGCAGTTCGAGATCAGCCCCGCGCCGGGGGTGAAGGTGGCGCGCATCGCCAACCTCGAGGCTGACCTGGCGCTGGCGCTGCGCGCGCCCTCGGTGCGCATTGTGGCGCCCATCCCGGGCAAGGGCGCCGTGGGCGTCGAGGTGCCCAATCCCACGCCCGAGATGGTGTACTTCCGCGAGACCATCGAATCGCCCGCGTACCGCGCCACCAAGGCCGCGCTTCCGCTGGCACTCGGCAAGGACATCGCCGGCCGGCCAACGGTGGTGGACCTGGCCAAGATGCCCCACCTGCTGATCGCCGGCGCCACGGGCTCCGGCAAGTCGGTGTGCGTCAACACCATTATCACCTCCCTCATCTTCCGCCACACGCCGCGCTCGCTGCGGTTCCTGATGGTGGACCCGAAGATGGTGGAGCTTTCGATGTACAACGACCTTCCGCACCTGCGGCACCCGGTCGTCACGGACAACAACGACGCCGCCGCGGTGCTCAAGTGGGCGGTGCTGGAGATGGAGCGCCGCTACGCGCTGCTGTCGGTGAACAGCGTCCGCAACATCGGCGACTTCAACAAGCGGGTGGAGCAGAACGCCATCCTGCGCACCCCCGAGGCAGACGGCGACGAGGGCGATCCGGATCGCTGGATCTACAAGGGCGGCGAGCTGCCGTACATCGTGGTCATCATCGACGAGCTGGCCGACCTGATGATGACGGTGCAGGGCGAGG
This region of Longimicrobium sp. genomic DNA includes:
- a CDS encoding DNA translocase FtsK, giving the protein MSTVFTLDDKQRRELWGLGLFALGLLLALSLFPVAAVGAEGVFPAGNVVGIVGRHLGQAVIGFLGVGAVALPLLAWIWGAFAYHRMGAATAFRWTFLLSGLMVIIPGAISVLGATAGTPTLAAGWLGAALAMLLVSAMGTVGGAIVLFFAFAGLCVATVGWNPLRSMFHGGRFAVTQAKQAAVALPKPTLTLPSTLKFLPKRPVSDEAEEEDGLPPVPGAAPAPLVQDDFEEAEIEGYWEGLDEDVAVDPDATVLDGVAAVPVAQPVAAAAKAKAAPKSVAAKPAGPRGVSAEQVELIPEDSGDPLANDVPPTGMLVAAPPRDDARNREELDKLGQVLIDKLATFKIEGSIVGMTSGPVVTQFEISPAPGVKVARIANLEADLALALRAPSVRIVAPIPGKGAVGVEVPNPTPEMVYFRETIESPAYRATKAALPLALGKDIAGRPTVVDLAKMPHLLIAGATGSGKSVCVNTIITSLIFRHTPRSLRFLMVDPKMVELSMYNDLPHLRHPVVTDNNDAAAVLKWAVLEMERRYALLSVNSVRNIGDFNKRVEQNAILRTPEADGDEGDPDRWIYKGGELPYIVVIIDELADLMMTVQGEVEKPLALLAQKARAIGIHLILATQRPSVNVITGLIKANFPSRIAFRVSSKVDSRTILDQNGADALLGNGDMLLMPPASNEPVRIQGAYLSTDETEALMAWYREQAQLRRQEALERGMDPSHVVEANILDEVRAQEDTGELEADEEPGERDKLFRTAAELCIQHQGGSTSLLQRRMRIGYGRAARIMDQLEKAGILGPPDGSKPRDVLVDFAQLESICGAE